The Bradyrhizobium sp. CCBAU 051011 DNA segment TCGGTATCGAAATAGATCCCGTCGAGCGCGATGCGGCCGGTCTCGCGGAGGCCCTTGGCCATGACAGCAGCATCCACCATCTTGTTCTCGATCGCTGCTGGCACGGCGATGACGAGCTGCGCATAGATGTCGCGGTTGTTCTCGCTGACGATGAGGCTGACAAAAGTCTCGCGGCCGCCGTCCATCTTGCGTCCCGCAAAATAGCGGTAGTTGAAACCGTCCACCCACATCTGCGGGATCGGCAGCGCGTCGATCTCCTCGGAAAAGGGAATGCCGCCGCAGGCATCGACGTCGCAGGTAAGCAGCGTTTCGAATCCGGCATTCGCCAGCTGGGTTTCAAAATTGCGCGACACCTCCAGGATCGAGGGGCCGGGATTGGTCCGATAGGCGATCCGGGTGATGCGGCCTTCCAGCCGCCGCGCGTCGGTGGGCTGGCCGTCCTTGAACGCGGCCCCTTGCATCCGCGCTGCATCAAAATCCTTCACCTCGTATCCCGTGATGACGCTGCCGCCGAAACGACCGATGCCGGGATAATCCTTTGCGCCGATCACGTCGCGCGTCTGCGCGGCCGCGTTCGTCATCGCGCCGAGCGACATAGCGAGCAGCAGGAGGATCAGCCTCAACAGTCTGTGCGGTCGGGTCATCGGAAATCCATTTGTTCGAAAAAAGATCGATGGAAAGGGAACGCGGCCGGCAGATCAGCCGGTTCAAATGAGCCGCAATCATGGCGGTTTTCGGGGAGATTCTGCCCCCCATGCATCGGCTGCAACCCTCGAAGCGCGGCCAAGGACGTGCTAGAAGCCAATGCTTACTTGCAGTCTCTCTCAGGAATGGCTTTTCCATGCTCCGCATCGCATTTGCTTTCAGCGCCACCCTGGCAATGTTCGCATGCTTCAACTCCCA contains these protein-coding regions:
- a CDS encoding OmpA family protein → MSLGAMTNAAAQTRDVIGAKDYPGIGRFGGSVITGYEVKDFDAARMQGAAFKDGQPTDARRLEGRITRIAYRTNPGPSILEVSRNFETQLANAGFETLLTCDVDACGGIPFSEEIDALPIPQMWVDGFNYRYFAGRKMDGGRETFVSLIVSENNRDIYAQLVIAVPAAIENKMVDAAVMAKGLRETGRIALDGIYFDTDRAEVKPESRPTLEQIAKLLTAQVGLSVFIVGHTDNQGPFAYNLDLSRRRAEAIAAELVKNYGIGAPRLRTAGVGLLAPAGSNATEAGRALNRRVELVAP